From a region of the uncultured Desulfatiglans sp. genome:
- a CDS encoding hypothetical protein (Evidence 5 : Unknown function), whose protein sequence is MRTGRKFLWIAVWTVVVFAAVSGAAAVFLYHRPDAVKRLLENALSSLSGAQVEIGALRYGIAPFEIEVLDVRVCAGEAPDSLILSIHRARAGADFEGPFGRRRLVIRALQIDGPIAELSGEPSILGRLSAPPAASPSSGLAKHILSWLLFKEVRFDTLDLSEGRLSWQHPDASLRLDEVRANLRPESGGTASSRVEAVSSDGRTRLSIPSAGLSLPQGLSLGGQDVPFEMHIERGDLEGPSVSAGSFALRWTALYRAESGRLTIQSAEGRAKAVSIVILDARFVFPLSFELPQGAEVRLDGMRAAVPRFAVRTGEGLDLSGSAAAALGDVREWRLNDLSGAADLDALLGFLPPSERSACVTGLSGTLRLRGSLAARLDEAGWRLMPDLQLRVDDGGLSCRLGEDRLRADFRCGAAVKGAFPRPGIGAEFTASGIELEGPAVSFSGAAASLTVEGVYPVFHVRGVECRVPRFQVRTPKGSVPIQPIDVDAPALRLNVLDRTADLPDFVVRISGREGLRGSLNVSPSGGSGEVGAKDLLALLGGSGLGVLPESWTVEGRDALTGRLAYSPKAGFRGDFDWALKALRFESPDGVFMGEGIGLDVRLRASSDRQGRRIQADIQAGCKKGEVLYDRWYADLARRSVAAAVEAAVLPASALLEVKEASLSAAGLFEASLSGTVERFTDAPAGRLAVEVEAPDLAPLVTAILKEPFQDVLPVLRGLDAAGPSEVSMTLDWAGRDWRAKGFWDWRDGALRLEEMDVELQGLDLRLPVWAAGGGWKGAGGPGRLEGRMSVRKAVFPFGALEDAAWRLEAEPNALHADATIDFSVADGTVRLKGLHMNDLYGEGASLKTSVEMVDLDVGRFLADFWPRPVQGALNGRLDPVIMTQQAIQTTGEFRMDLFGGRWVVKDPGARALFTSAPVFRLDARWRDVQLGLLTAGTPFGKMEGLLEGHVNGLEIAAGQPQAFDLLLETVPREGVPQRISVEAVDSIARIGGGQSPFLGLAGSFASLFQEFPYSKLGIHATLANDLFRIDGTIREDGKEYLVKRRGFAGVNVVNQSPGSAIGFKDMVKRIQRIRSGSGPVID, encoded by the coding sequence ATGCGCACTGGAAGAAAATTTCTCTGGATCGCCGTATGGACCGTGGTGGTGTTTGCGGCCGTCTCGGGGGCCGCGGCGGTCTTTCTCTATCACAGGCCTGATGCCGTTAAACGGCTCCTGGAAAACGCCCTGAGCAGCCTCAGCGGGGCCCAGGTCGAAATAGGGGCGCTGCGGTACGGGATCGCCCCGTTCGAGATCGAGGTCCTCGATGTCCGGGTCTGCGCAGGAGAGGCCCCGGACAGCCTGATCCTCTCCATTCACCGCGCCCGGGCCGGTGCAGACTTCGAGGGGCCTTTCGGTCGCCGCCGCCTGGTGATTCGAGCCTTGCAGATCGATGGACCCATCGCGGAGCTTTCGGGCGAGCCGTCCATCCTGGGCCGTCTGTCCGCCCCGCCGGCTGCATCTCCATCTTCGGGTCTGGCCAAGCATATCCTTTCTTGGCTCCTTTTCAAAGAAGTGCGATTCGACACGCTGGATCTCTCGGAAGGCCGCCTGTCCTGGCAGCATCCGGACGCGAGCCTGCGGCTCGACGAGGTCCGCGCAAACTTGCGGCCGGAGAGCGGCGGCACGGCTTCGTCCAGGGTCGAGGCGGTCTCTTCGGACGGACGGACGCGGCTGTCTATTCCCTCCGCAGGCCTTTCGCTGCCGCAGGGGTTGTCTTTAGGCGGGCAAGATGTTCCGTTCGAGATGCACATCGAGAGGGGGGACTTGGAAGGCCCTTCAGTGTCGGCCGGATCCTTCGCACTGCGATGGACGGCCCTCTATCGGGCCGAGAGCGGTCGGCTCACCATCCAGTCCGCTGAAGGCCGCGCAAAGGCCGTTTCGATCGTCATCCTCGATGCCCGGTTTGTCTTCCCGCTTTCCTTCGAGCTGCCGCAGGGTGCAGAGGTGCGACTCGACGGGATGCGGGCCGCAGTCCCGCGCTTTGCAGTCCGGACGGGAGAGGGGCTCGACCTCTCCGGGTCGGCTGCAGCGGCCCTCGGGGATGTCCGTGAATGGCGGCTGAACGATTTGAGCGGCGCCGCCGATCTCGATGCGCTGCTCGGCTTTTTGCCTCCGTCTGAACGGAGCGCTTGTGTGACCGGTTTGAGCGGCACCCTGAGGCTCCGTGGCAGCCTGGCCGCCCGCCTCGATGAAGCGGGCTGGCGCCTGATGCCCGATCTCCAGCTGAGGGTCGATGACGGCGGCCTGTCCTGCCGCCTGGGGGAGGACAGGTTGCGGGCGGATTTCCGCTGCGGCGCCGCGGTCAAAGGCGCATTCCCCAGGCCGGGGATCGGCGCGGAATTCACCGCCAGTGGGATAGAGTTGGAAGGCCCCGCCGTGTCGTTTTCCGGTGCGGCGGCCAGTTTGACGGTAGAGGGGGTCTATCCTGTCTTTCACGTTCGGGGGGTCGAATGTCGGGTCCCCCGGTTCCAGGTGCGCACTCCGAAAGGTTCCGTTCCCATTCAGCCGATCGATGTGGATGCACCTGCTTTGAGGCTGAATGTCCTCGATCGGACCGCAGATCTGCCTGATTTTGTCGTTCGCATTTCGGGCCGGGAGGGTCTGCGGGGATCGCTGAACGTATCGCCTTCGGGGGGCTCGGGTGAGGTCGGAGCGAAGGATCTGCTGGCGCTCCTGGGGGGATCCGGTTTGGGTGTGCTGCCCGAGAGCTGGACGGTCGAAGGACGGGACGCCTTGACCGGGCGGCTGGCCTATTCGCCGAAGGCCGGATTTCGGGGGGACTTCGACTGGGCGTTGAAGGCGCTTCGATTCGAGAGCCCCGACGGAGTCTTCATGGGGGAAGGCATCGGGCTCGATGTCCGGTTGAGGGCCTCCTCGGACCGGCAGGGCCGGCGTATCCAGGCCGACATCCAGGCCGGCTGCAAGAAGGGGGAGGTCCTTTATGACCGCTGGTACGCGGATCTTGCCCGACGCAGCGTTGCGGCGGCGGTCGAGGCGGCAGTCCTCCCCGCTTCGGCTCTGCTGGAGGTGAAAGAGGCTTCGCTCAGTGCGGCGGGGCTCTTCGAGGCCTCTCTTTCGGGCACTGTCGAACGGTTTACCGATGCGCCGGCGGGCCGCCTGGCCGTCGAGGTCGAAGCCCCCGATCTTGCCCCGCTGGTGACCGCTATCCTCAAAGAGCCGTTCCAGGATGTGCTGCCGGTGCTGCGCGGCCTCGATGCCGCCGGACCTTCCGAAGTGTCCATGACCCTGGATTGGGCGGGAAGGGATTGGCGGGCCAAAGGGTTCTGGGACTGGCGCGACGGCGCGCTGCGGTTGGAGGAGATGGACGTCGAGCTCCAAGGTCTCGATCTTCGACTTCCGGTATGGGCCGCTGGAGGGGGTTGGAAGGGGGCCGGCGGGCCGGGGCGGCTCGAGGGGCGCATGTCTGTGCGCAAAGCCGTCTTTCCGTTCGGGGCCCTCGAGGACGCCGCTTGGAGACTGGAGGCGGAGCCGAATGCCCTGCACGCGGATGCCACGATCGATTTTTCGGTAGCGGACGGCACCGTGCGTCTGAAGGGCCTGCACATGAACGATCTTTACGGGGAAGGGGCCTCGCTGAAGACGTCGGTCGAAATGGTGGATCTGGATGTGGGCCGATTCCTGGCCGATTTCTGGCCGCGTCCGGTGCAAGGGGCGTTGAACGGACGGCTGGATCCCGTTATAATGACGCAGCAGGCCATTCAGACGACCGGGGAATTCCGAATGGATCTTTTCGGCGGCAGGTGGGTCGTAAAGGACCCGGGTGCGCGGGCGCTCTTTACATCGGCGCCGGTCTTCCGACTGGATGCGCGCTGGCGGGATGTCCAACTCGGACTGCTGACGGCCGGAACGCCCTTTGGGAAGATGGAGGGATTGCTCGAAGGACACGTCAACGGCCTCGAGATTGCGGCGGGGCAGCCGCAGGCCTTCGACCTCCTGCTGGAGACGGTGCCTCGAGAAGGGGTCCCGCAACGGATCAGTGTCGAGGCGGTCGACAGCATCGCCCGCATCGGAGGAGGGCAGAGCCCGTTTTTGGGGCTGGCCGGCAGTTTCGCATCGCTTTTCCAGGAGTTCCCTTACAGCAAATTGGGGATCCATGCCACACTGGCGAACGATCTCTTCCGGATCGACGGAACCATTCGGGAAGACGGCAAGGAGTATCTGGTCAAAAGGAGGGGATTCGCGGGGGTCAATGTGGTGAACCAGAGTCCGGGGAGCGCGATCGGCTTCAAGGACATGGTAAAGCGCATTCAGCGCATCCGGTCCGGCTCCGGTCCGGTGATCGATTAG
- a CDS encoding conserved hypothetical protein (Evidence 4 : Unknown function but conserved in other organisms), translated as MVSRQKKLGVMAVFLAGVFACVTINIYFPAEKVESVAGEIVKDIRGQEPKGSEAVPKSEPESSLQERWFALFPFVGAAWAEDVTVVSNPAIRALKQSMKSRYPLLRPFYQKGAIREGDDGFLVQTGSGEVSLKEKRDLNTLVSAENADRRRLYQEVAKALNIDPSQVDRIGGIFAKEWQKSVR; from the coding sequence ATGGTTTCGAGACAGAAGAAGCTGGGCGTCATGGCTGTGTTCCTGGCCGGCGTGTTCGCCTGCGTGACGATCAACATCTATTTTCCTGCCGAAAAGGTCGAGTCGGTGGCGGGCGAGATCGTCAAAGACATCCGGGGCCAGGAGCCCAAAGGGTCCGAGGCCGTTCCGAAGAGTGAGCCCGAATCATCTCTGCAGGAACGCTGGTTCGCGCTCTTCCCGTTCGTGGGCGCCGCCTGGGCCGAAGATGTGACGGTCGTGTCGAATCCGGCGATCAGGGCCCTGAAGCAGAGCATGAAGAGCCGCTATCCGCTGCTCCGTCCATTCTATCAGAAAGGCGCCATTCGGGAGGGGGACGACGGATTTCTGGTGCAGACCGGTTCCGGGGAGGTGAGCCTGAAGGAAAAACGGGATCTGAATACCCTGGTCTCTGCCGAGAACGCCGACCGTCGACGTCTTTATCAGGAGGTGGCCAAGGCGTTGAACATCGACCCCTCGCAGGTGGACCGCATCGGGGGCATCTTCGCCAAAGAGTGGCAAAAATCCGTTCGTTGA
- a CDS encoding conserved hypothetical protein (Evidence 4 : Unknown function but conserved in other organisms) → MKAFEHAMGVDPKTGPQGLSSSKPHEALNGSLGKGKDTASTGIPGMPKSLSSVIKGIGLLMLLLLAQTAAASPPTEPAEPPLPFQAGERLVFQARWEFIPAGEAVLEVLTSDSVGQTPALHFAATAWSYPVIDLFYKVRNRIDAYTDRSVSRTLLYRERSEGRRPKDVTVTFDWERRKAQYTNMDERRDPLPIQPGSLDPLSIFYAFRLEDLHVGAVLSGPVTDGKKCITGTATVIRREKLQCAMGEIDTFLVEPSLEHVGGVFEKAKDAKIQVWVSADRYRIPVRLKSKVIIGSFIAELIDVSGTDWPHRPKPQN, encoded by the coding sequence ATGAAAGCATTCGAACACGCCATGGGCGTTGATCCGAAAACCGGCCCGCAGGGGCTCTCGTCCTCCAAGCCTCACGAGGCTCTGAACGGCAGCCTCGGAAAGGGAAAAGACACCGCGTCGACGGGTATTCCAGGGATGCCGAAGAGCTTGTCGAGTGTTATAAAAGGAATCGGTCTACTGATGCTCCTCTTGCTCGCTCAGACGGCGGCAGCGTCGCCGCCGACCGAACCTGCCGAACCGCCGCTTCCTTTCCAGGCCGGCGAACGACTGGTTTTTCAAGCCCGGTGGGAATTCATACCTGCCGGGGAAGCGGTGCTCGAGGTCCTGACTTCCGACAGCGTGGGCCAAACCCCCGCGCTGCATTTCGCCGCCACCGCCTGGAGCTACCCCGTCATCGACTTGTTCTACAAAGTCCGCAACCGCATCGACGCCTATACCGACCGAAGCGTTTCGCGCACCCTCCTCTACAGAGAAAGATCCGAAGGGCGGCGCCCCAAGGACGTCACGGTCACCTTCGACTGGGAGCGGCGGAAAGCGCAGTACACCAATATGGATGAACGGCGGGACCCATTGCCCATCCAGCCGGGATCCCTCGACCCGCTTTCGATCTTCTACGCCTTCCGCCTCGAAGACCTTCATGTGGGCGCCGTCCTCTCGGGGCCGGTGACGGATGGGAAGAAATGCATTACGGGGACCGCAACGGTCATCCGCCGTGAGAAACTGCAGTGCGCCATGGGGGAGATCGACACCTTCCTGGTCGAACCTTCCCTCGAACACGTGGGAGGGGTCTTTGAAAAGGCCAAGGACGCCAAAATCCAGGTCTGGGTCTCGGCGGACCGATACAGGATCCCTGTGCGTCTGAAAAGCAAGGTGATCATCGGAAGCTTCATTGCAGAGCTCATCGACGTCTCCGGCACCGACTGGCCTCACCGGCCAAAGCCGCAGAATTGA
- a CDS encoding Outer membrane lipoprotein Slp (modular protein), producing MISRQNPVSNPEMWIFLHTLRVRGPTPAGRVPVSLHPSGAQFHPCGADPGLANIKEIKRLRGGDLQIAAQANVQIDAAIGQKDHFRMETGRFSEAAMRRGSGSLAAMIVVCIVIGGAGCASVISQDLLQRADRTIRFQDLREQPGLHEGKVVLLGGMIVSTKNQPAGTLIEIVQKPLDFEKRPISGDTTFGRFLALHDGYLDPAIYAEGRDVTVAGPFIGLREQPLDEITYTYPLVRAQEIHLWALRTEDRDYPYPPGGWWGYPPWWRYPYWGPWY from the coding sequence ATGATTTCCCGGCAGAACCCGGTTTCCAATCCGGAAATGTGGATTTTTCTTCACACGCTGCGCGTGCGCGGTCCCACCCCTGCGGGGCGGGTCCCGGTGTCTTTACACCCTTCGGGTGCTCAGTTCCACCCCTGCGGGGCGGATCCCGGTTTGGCCAATATCAAGGAAATCAAGCGTTTGCGCGGAGGCGACCTGCAGATCGCCGCACAAGCAAACGTGCAGATTGACGCCGCGATTGGCCAAAAAGACCATTTCCGGATGGAAACGGGTAGGTTTTCGGAGGCTGCGATGCGAAGGGGCAGCGGTTCGTTGGCGGCGATGATCGTCGTCTGCATCGTTATCGGCGGGGCGGGTTGCGCCTCGGTCATTTCACAGGATCTCCTGCAGCGGGCCGATCGGACCATCCGGTTTCAGGACCTGCGGGAACAACCCGGTCTGCACGAAGGGAAGGTCGTCCTGCTGGGCGGAATGATCGTTTCAACCAAGAATCAGCCGGCGGGCACCCTGATCGAAATCGTACAGAAGCCGCTCGATTTCGAGAAGCGCCCGATCAGCGGGGATACGACGTTCGGCCGCTTCCTGGCGCTGCACGACGGATATCTCGACCCGGCCATATACGCTGAAGGCCGCGACGTGACGGTAGCGGGCCCGTTCATCGGCCTGAGGGAGCAGCCGCTGGATGAAATCACTTACACCTACCCCCTCGTGCGCGCTCAGGAGATCCATCTTTGGGCGCTCAGGACAGAGGATCGGGACTATCCTTACCCCCCGGGCGGCTGGTGGGGGTATCCACCCTGGTGGCGTTATCCTTACTGGGGGCCATGGTATTGA
- a CDS encoding hypothetical protein (Evidence 5 : Unknown function), with translation MVFLANRGVNLHVCLCGDLQVASAQTLDFLDIGQTGIRPAGVELSTRRV, from the coding sequence ATGGTCTTTTTGGCCAATCGCGGCGTCAATCTGCACGTTTGCTTGTGCGGCGATCTGCAGGTCGCCTCCGCGCAAACGCTTGATTTCCTTGATATTGGCCAAACCGGGATCCGCCCCGCAGGGGTGGAACTGAGCACCCGAAGGGTGTAA
- a CDS encoding conserved hypothetical protein (Evidence 4 : Unknown function but conserved in other organisms), which produces MVFDRNTGNLDAAVAVSIDQANALYDRHAGELAREKTLTDLLDAYSEAISRTQERMRTLGVVAACARCDSQPSGSCCFKGVEGWYEPEILLINRLMNVSIPRRPEAEGQCLFLGERGCRLKARHSFCVNFLCPTLREALGPSGTADLLAVAGRELLLGLETETFMRRWLRQRKERE; this is translated from the coding sequence ATGGTTTTCGATAGAAACACCGGGAATCTGGACGCCGCGGTTGCCGTGTCCATCGATCAGGCGAATGCCCTGTACGACCGGCATGCCGGGGAGCTGGCCCGTGAAAAAACGCTCACCGATCTGCTCGATGCTTACAGCGAGGCAATTTCCCGAACCCAGGAGAGGATGCGCACGCTAGGCGTCGTGGCCGCCTGCGCCCGCTGCGACAGCCAGCCCTCCGGCAGCTGCTGCTTCAAAGGGGTTGAGGGCTGGTACGAACCGGAGATCCTGCTGATCAACAGGCTGATGAACGTCTCCATTCCCCGCCGGCCCGAAGCCGAGGGGCAATGCCTTTTTCTGGGTGAAAGGGGTTGCCGGCTCAAGGCGAGGCATTCTTTCTGCGTGAACTTCCTTTGCCCAACCCTGCGCGAGGCGTTGGGGCCATCCGGGACGGCGGACCTGCTGGCCGTCGCCGGGCGTGAACTGCTTTTGGGCCTCGAGACCGAAACCTTCATGCGGCGGTGGCTCCGCCAGCGCAAAGAAAGGGAATGA
- the nfi gene encoding Endonuclease V, translated as MPMSKNQPTGEAPSASPGPTGEPGAGEAPACSGGLSHRWDVGIPEARAIQESLARLVVTEDRLGDVHFVAGMDVGLDARRSVARASAVVLSFPELQLCDWAVAERPLTFPYVPGLLSFREIPVMLEALGNLRQIPDLVLCDGQGLAHPRRFGIACHFGLLTGIPTIGAAKSRLIGTHRPVGLLKGQYALLKDGTECIGVVLRTRTEVKPLYVSIGHRVGLMTARRFVLACTTRYRLPETTRYAHRLASSGGLHGFR; from the coding sequence ATGCCCATGAGTAAGAACCAGCCGACCGGCGAAGCGCCCTCCGCCTCCCCTGGGCCAACCGGGGAGCCGGGGGCCGGCGAAGCCCCTGCCTGTTCCGGGGGGCTCTCGCACCGCTGGGATGTGGGCATCCCCGAGGCCCGGGCCATCCAGGAGTCCCTCGCGCGCCTTGTGGTCACGGAAGACCGCCTCGGCGACGTGCATTTCGTGGCGGGCATGGATGTCGGTTTAGACGCCCGGCGCTCCGTCGCACGGGCATCGGCGGTGGTTTTGAGCTTTCCGGAACTGCAGCTTTGCGATTGGGCCGTTGCCGAGCGACCCCTGACCTTCCCCTACGTCCCCGGGCTGCTGAGTTTCCGCGAGATCCCGGTGATGCTGGAGGCCTTGGGAAACCTCAGGCAAATCCCGGACCTCGTGCTCTGCGACGGCCAGGGGCTGGCCCACCCCCGCCGCTTCGGGATCGCCTGCCACTTCGGCCTCCTGACCGGCATCCCTACCATTGGGGCCGCCAAGAGCCGACTGATCGGGACGCATCGTCCGGTGGGGCTCCTTAAAGGGCAATACGCCCTCCTCAAGGACGGAACGGAGTGCATCGGGGTTGTCCTGCGCACCCGGACGGAAGTAAAACCCCTCTATGTCTCCATCGGTCACCGCGTCGGTTTGATGACCGCACGCCGGTTCGTGCTGGCCTGCACCACACGGTACAGGCTGCCCGAAACCACCCGCTACGCTCACCGGCTCGCATCGTCAGGAGGGCTCCATGGTTTTCGATAG
- a CDS encoding putative ABC transporter ATP-binding protein DVU_1056 (Evidence 3 : Putative function from multiple computational evidences) — protein sequence MALIRLDGISFAYPGRATVLERADLTLREGERIGLMGPNGAGKTTLFHLIMGLLKPDSGRIEIFGREVREEKDFESVRRQIGFLFQDADDQLFHPTVLEDVAFGPLNLGKSREEAQSIALKTLEKLGLEHFEERITHRLSGGEKRLVALATVLAMEPKVLLLDEPTAGLDERTKERLTQLLKGLDLTYIIISHELDFLMETTTAVYAMADGRIQWDEEVKLHRHIHGHRHGAYPHAHE from the coding sequence ATGGCACTGATCCGGCTCGATGGTATCAGCTTCGCTTATCCGGGGCGGGCAACGGTCCTGGAACGCGCGGATCTGACCCTTCGGGAGGGGGAGCGGATCGGCCTCATGGGCCCCAACGGCGCAGGAAAAACGACCCTTTTCCACCTTATCATGGGGCTGTTGAAGCCCGATTCGGGCAGGATCGAAATCTTCGGACGGGAAGTCCGCGAGGAAAAGGACTTCGAGTCCGTCCGGCGGCAGATCGGCTTCCTGTTTCAGGATGCGGACGATCAACTGTTCCACCCTACGGTCCTCGAAGATGTCGCCTTCGGCCCTCTCAATTTGGGGAAAAGCCGCGAAGAAGCGCAGTCGATCGCCCTGAAAACATTAGAGAAACTTGGACTCGAACACTTCGAGGAACGGATTACGCACCGCCTCTCCGGCGGAGAAAAACGACTCGTGGCCCTCGCCACGGTGTTGGCTATGGAGCCCAAGGTCCTGCTCCTGGATGAACCGACCGCGGGCCTCGATGAGCGGACCAAGGAAAGGCTCACTCAATTGCTCAAAGGCCTCGATCTCACCTACATCATCATTTCGCACGAACTCGATTTTCTGATGGAAACGACCACGGCCGTCTACGCCATGGCCGACGGCCGCATTCAATGGGACGAAGAAGTCAAACTGCATCGCCACATCCACGGACATCGACACGGGGCCTATCCCCATGCCCATGAGTAA
- the cbiQ gene encoding Cobalt ABC transporter, permease protein CbiQ: MIQEPFAIGGSPLHQTDPRLKIILATAYSFLVAVLQGFPALLTALVLSIALVAIARLDSRALFRRLGLANGLILFLWLLLPFTFPGKPLASIGPFALSLEGVRFCAQITLKSNAIILALIALVATSPIATLGYALHRLHVPAKMVLLLLLTYRYLFVLEQEYERLARAMRMRGFRPQTSLHTYRTYAYLVGMLFVRASARAERVHQAMLCRGFTGRFRTLKTFTLARRDWIWPFAAGCAMSGLIMLEWTTGWH, encoded by the coding sequence GTGATCCAAGAGCCTTTTGCTATAGGCGGTTCGCCGCTCCACCAGACGGACCCGAGGCTCAAGATCATCCTCGCGACGGCCTATTCTTTCCTCGTGGCCGTTCTTCAAGGGTTCCCGGCGCTCCTGACCGCCCTCGTCCTTTCGATCGCACTGGTTGCTATTGCCAGGCTGGATAGCCGGGCGCTGTTTCGGCGACTCGGGCTCGCCAACGGTTTGATCCTGTTCCTGTGGCTTCTTTTGCCTTTCACCTTTCCCGGGAAACCGCTGGCATCGATCGGCCCGTTCGCTCTGAGCCTCGAAGGCGTGCGCTTTTGCGCCCAGATCACCCTGAAATCCAACGCCATCATCCTGGCCCTGATCGCTTTGGTCGCCACCAGTCCGATCGCCACCCTGGGTTATGCCTTGCATCGCCTTCACGTTCCTGCCAAGATGGTGCTGCTGCTCCTGCTCACATATCGATATCTTTTCGTCCTCGAGCAGGAATACGAGCGTCTGGCAAGGGCGATGCGCATGCGCGGCTTCCGGCCGCAGACCAGCCTGCACACCTACCGGACCTATGCCTATCTGGTCGGGATGCTCTTCGTCAGGGCGAGCGCCCGTGCGGAACGGGTGCATCAGGCCATGCTCTGCAGGGGGTTCACCGGACGCTTCAGGACGCTCAAGACCTTCACTCTGGCGCGGCGTGACTGGATCTGGCCGTTTGCAGCGGGATGCGCGATGAGTGGATTGATCATGCTGGAGTGGACGACGGGATGGCACTGA
- the cbiM gene encoding CbiM protein, whose protein sequence is MHISEGVLSAPVLISGMVLAAVGTGIGFKKMDFNRIPQTGMLAAAFFVGSLIHVPIGPSSVHLVLNGIVGLLLGWAAFPAILVALVLQALFFQYGGITTLGVNTVIMAAPAVVCYLLFARLIHGRQTVSLTASFACGFLAVFLSAILVGLALISTEENFFKVSSLIVAANLPVMIIEGILTLFCVSFLKKVQPHMLPGNQPLEAAAFTNSPAGPPQQ, encoded by the coding sequence ATGCATATCTCGGAAGGGGTCCTTTCGGCTCCTGTCCTCATTTCGGGCATGGTCCTGGCCGCAGTCGGCACAGGCATCGGTTTCAAGAAGATGGACTTCAACCGCATTCCACAGACCGGGATGCTCGCTGCCGCCTTTTTCGTAGGATCGCTGATTCATGTCCCCATAGGCCCTTCGAGCGTCCATCTGGTTCTGAACGGGATCGTTGGACTGTTGCTCGGCTGGGCAGCCTTCCCCGCCATTCTGGTCGCCCTGGTCCTGCAGGCGTTGTTTTTCCAGTACGGCGGGATCACGACCCTGGGCGTCAACACCGTGATCATGGCCGCCCCGGCGGTGGTCTGCTACCTTCTTTTTGCACGCCTCATCCACGGCAGGCAGACCGTGAGTCTCACGGCGTCTTTTGCCTGCGGATTCCTCGCCGTCTTCCTGAGCGCCATTCTTGTCGGGTTGGCCTTGATCTCCACTGAGGAGAATTTCTTCAAGGTCTCCTCCCTCATCGTGGCCGCCAATCTGCCGGTGATGATTATCGAAGGAATCCTGACCCTGTTCTGCGTGTCCTTCCTGAAAAAGGTCCAGCCGCATATGTTACCGGGGAACCAGCCCCTCGAGGCCGCCGCATTTACCAACTCTCCCGCCGGGCCCCCGCAACAGTGA